The DNA sequence tctctgcaaaacttcaagatcaatttctagattgtaaagttaaatccaatcaactagaaatctttatcttgttcttgtgtaacaatctagcggatcaaaatccctagaacttaatctcaaatcgcgtttagcatttgattctaattattgcaaaaatagaaaaagttcataccgaatttattctaaatttgtgataattaatttgagataaATTCTTttaatcgatacagttgttgtaacacctttcaagtttaataatattcttatttaacttgaattttgtttcacattttttattccgcatttattcgattattcggtaccgtttgtattcaacccccccttctacaaacgcattgggacctaataatttgcatttgcttcattgtatttatAGGCTCCTTCAGGtagcttgctaacaacctttttacaaaggtgggttaggtgattcacagagccatatTTCTCATATTTCTTTTTTTGAGCATCTGCAACATCaacaaaattattgcttttgtttatcccaattttcccatttctatttttcttcttctttcttgcatcttcagttttggtttctttgacaggtgtcttggaaccttgGTTATCCATGAGCTTTTCTTCAGCTTTGAAAGATTGAGTTGCTTGTGCATCTTTCTTGTCATTGTCTTCATCATCAATTTTTttcttgataatcaactcttattcactgaagttaacttcacatgccttgaacataggtgaatcaacctttttctggattgttggaacattttcattttctgttgcttttcctttatcaCCTGTATTTTTCTtattgttgttcaaggcatcataatcaagaccaatagcaatatttgcacatgatTTATTTTCTCATGATATTTACtaattaactcagatgcattcttgaaggacttcaacttcacttcattctcTTTCATCTTCTCCCTTAACACTACTTCAATCTTATTTGCACACTTCAGCTttttctttagatatgcattctcttgtctcacagcttcaagctctaccaacaacaattcagcttcttatttctcattttcaagcttctcatttatctttttcagtctgctaacttcttcattagtagcaaccatgcttgtattgatgtggaacatttctatgctcatcttctctacagtttccttatattgactcacatttaaatcaatggtagtgagagttggtacatgtgattttgatgaagatgactctccttgctccaaggccattagtgcataatttccaacttcctcatcttcatcattatcagaatcatcccaactttttccctctgcaatataagctttgctttgctgtttcttcaaaagagtttcatactttgcttccaattcaagataagctttgtctttctttgctttcttgggtttcctgcattatgtagcaaaatggcctagttcattacaattgaagcaccttatctttgatctttcaacagatccagttttgtaaccattttagctgtcagatgtgtacttcccttttcctttccagctactATCTTTGTTGAATGACTGTCATTttcccttgaagaatcttggcttctttactctagtATTATagaactttctttccagataggccattgaatgatcaagctcatcaagttcatccagggtgtagaactcatcttcttccaattccagaatgacttgttcctgtgaatcatttgttctttgctcacttgttgaggcaactggagtctgggatcttgaatcatcattagaggtctggatttcattaacaattaaagcacttgaaccatctacaataTGCCATTGACCGgttcttaatgattttctttgaatcatttctaatttatatgtttttaagattccaaACAGAACTTCCAGaattattctgctcaagtctctcccttctctgattactgaaattttctgttccaaatgatcaggaagtgtaagcaaaaatttaagattcacttcttcagcttcatagtatttgtcatggagctgcaagtcatttatcagcttattaaaccttttcaacacatcagtgatactttcttttagcttagccatgaaaccctcatactgtgagatcagtatccttctttgattagatctaacttccttagttcattcacaaagtatttcaatcttttcccagatctgcttagcagtgtcacagttgacaatgttgttgtacattatattttcaagtgactctatcaatatcagctgtaagccactatccagggaaactttctctttctcaggctcagtgtactcagaaggaaCTTTTgaagcataatgagctggaataaccatatcaccatctttagattcctcaactctaaccataggagtgaagggcccattcttgagaatctgaatgtagagtggattatctatcctgataaacaacaacattttctttttccaaagagtgtagttagctcTGTGAAAAGtgggaattttgatgctactgattttctgtgtattcattcttccaagatcttgaatctgtttactttcagattttgctatgataccacttgataggtaatgaattacacacaaggggtgaatgtatttttgtgtttttatgcttttcttgaagtttttatggttgtgaacaaagtaaactGAATCTTGTAGTGAGATGTATTAATACTAAAATTAAACAAGTAATAACAGTggacacaaatctttcaaaactcacttaactttatattaaaattaagaatgttttgctacaaaatttctaggctctttattgCAAAGatcttagcttcttccttgagataaatacaagattttcttatctaaattgttacatctaaaaAAATATCAGGGTTAACTTTATATCACAGTTAACtcctggtttacacagtgtataataagacatgctatttactttagtaaactgtcacttatcatttccattttaggaaaagtatatcttccatttctggcttagcatatctttgcataatgtgttaactttgatcttcctttgtcagttaatcttcacccttgatcttgcacactcttcaagctgctttttgttgacctgtcaatccaactggttaaattttttgttgattgttaatcttggatattgaactgatctgcaatttgtactttgagattttacctcgagatctccagttagccatatagagaacttgacatctcgataagtatattggcttatcgagatctctaatcactctattgttgttttgacttatagaggtctctgagttctctataagagaatttagcttgtcgagatctctcagctccatgtcttcactttgacttatcgatatctctgagatctctagtgacattttgacttgtcgatatctcatagatctctagtgatatttgacttgtctatatctctagagttctctagtgaagaaataacttgtcgatatctccaatgttcatgtcttcaatttggcttgtcgatatctctgagttctctagtagctttcctgagttctcgataagtcatttggagttctcgagtgacttctctataacactaaatctgtgacttgtagaaatcttgacttagaatatttttctcaaaacagatttattcaactccaagcttcttcatcattcttctgaggtatgatcttcttccatatagaatttttaggcttgatactgttctcaggaaaaagactccagtctgctctttgacatttttacagactttaaatgttacaatataaaatgcaaactaagattacaatacaacttacttagggttatcAATTTGATTTAGTCTTATTATTGtgcatgcatgtcttgcacaacaaatcTGTCACTAAGAAAGCAAAATTAAACCTGATAAGAACAAGGCTAACAAACCAAATACAgacaaaccatgttggtcttgtggacaggttGGTCATTGGAACACGAACTATCCGGTgaagaaagctaagaaagctggGGTGGGAGCTCAAGaaaatactgtgcttggacttggaaccactAGTGGGCATGTAGttaacatggttgttggtgaggttgttgcctctggaaccAATGACGCtatgttacttacaaccctgtactactttccacttatctgtctCATGAGTGGTTGATTTACATtggagctaatgtgcatattttttgttgatattactctctttatatcttatcaacagagtcatggaatgacagtgacgatgaggaatgctagtgttgcacaagtgcttggattagaaaacgtggatctgaagtttgcttctgggcggattATATCTatcactagagtgcatcatgttccctctatttgTAGAAATATAACAAGTGGAGGCTGTTTAGTTAAGAATGACTTTGCACTTTCTTTAAAAtataataaagtagttattactcacACTGGTACATTTTTTGGCAATGGTTACTTTTCTGATGGTTTGTTTTCGATAAAATGTTGAACCCATTTTGGGTaattttattaatgatagtgttgcacctgTTGTTAATTGTGTTGAGATCTGATTTATGGCCCTTatgacttggtcatttaaattttggtgctctaaagaatatgatgaatttagagttgattccaaagcatGTCATTGATAAGAAACCTAAGTGTCAAGTGTGTATAATGATAAAACAAACGAGAAAACCTTTTCATgatgttgttagggattcagacttgttagatttagttcACTCAGACATAAGTGAATTcggtggtgtgttgactaaggatcactgtagatatttcattacttttatagatgattgtagtagatattgttatatTAATTTGCTTAAAtataaggatgaagcactagataaattcattatatttaaaaataaatttgaaacaCAAACGGGCAAATTACTTAAATGTTTGAGGTCTAATcgaggtggtgagtatacgagtaccttgttcAATGAGTTTTATGAAAGCAATGGaatagttcatgaggttactccaccatacacacttgagtctaatggggtggcaGAGCGAAAGAATAAAACTTTTAAAGACATTATTAACAATATGCTGATCAattctgggttgcctaagtacatgtggtGAGAGGATCTGAATACGGCTTACCATATTCTAtatagagtccctctgaaataTATGAACAAGACAccttatgaattatggagaaatcATAAGataagtttgagttatcttcaaGTGTTGGGGTGCCTTGCTAATgtgcttgtccctgaacacaagaggAATAAATTATGTCCGAAAACTATTGATTGTATCTTTCtaggctatcttgaaaccacaactgctatgagatttttagtattataatatgatgtggcgccctccaaacccgggtcagaagtttggggtccacacacacatataccttatttataacctgcttataacaataataaagataataataatatgcagtgaccctacttaccgactaccacggatcgcaacaggttaaagtatgtacacaagccacacacacataCTTTATATTAaaaacgtccaaatcccaataattcaaactcagaactgaatattaaacattaatacaaacttttacaaacttaaactatctcaaaagctgtcagctagcttaactcgatcaacctggaccctagctctcgcactggattggggatcctcgctaccaactggttccttcttaactggaaaagaacataaacaacatcgcacaaatgagctaactagctcagcaagtcacaatgacaagactgagaataatgatcatcaagtgaaaaaggttaaggtatcaagtgaacaatgattaataatttagaattggatattatatttttattttaaaaccaaggttggCTTCTGAttagtcatgcactaaccccgagcaaggcacacagctctgctctaattactggatccaaggcacacattggcctaacttgaccaccaatctggtctgaccacgaatctagtccacaattttataaaacaatccaattctatcataataactgaataaaaaatgtaaagcaataaataaaatcataaacaacattggatattcaataataagatggtttcaatcttcacaaaggaacaatatggcaatttcaaagaatgattgttaggtaatgaaagaattggataacaaaggaatcaacatttcaaggttacaaggatttggtttTTCAAAGAATagggtacaatggtttgagtatgtaagcaatttgatttagtgtttggcatttagtttgtatgtatttgtggaatagtatcgtatatctgtggttcgtattcgggtatataacaatcaatggttcagaaagaataaggtttacggctcaaagatcaacaagtggaatcaaggtttagggttcagtgcttcaaagcacttacaatatagaATGGGACTATCAATCATTTCCaatatatttcgagaaagtttagcacacttgcctggtactagcttgctatactgtactaacttccaatcacaaccgtcttactcctcgactatctgctttccttttctaagccttgcctcttctgctcacatatcataagcatctatcaatactcaactcatacgattctagtcggtatacacttctatctacccttcgttttacccaaatccgactaacggattgaaagttacgctataaataagtaaacaccgaacatatagaccgacagtcaaacaacaaatcacatataacacgtaacacgtcaaacaatcaatggtatatcatttataaaggagtctcgggtcataaacaagctttcgggtatttaatataatttttaaaacattttttggaattaaaacgagtcgttggatcaattttaaagcaataaacaaggttcggttggccaaatctggctttaagaaaattttataataataatcgagccttgaaaataatttaaaataatattttaaagctcgaaactatttttcggaatttttaaatcatttttaaataattaaatctaattaaataattaactaaaattaattaataattatttaaatcaattaatcaattaattttcgaattaattgaccaattaatcaattaattattaactaaaattaatttagatttattttttgaattaaaaataatttttggaattaaaataataatttttggaattttcagaatttaaaaacgaatttttataattaaaataaatagaaaatatgatttttaaataatttataaacaggaaggttatttttgcaaattctggaaacttcagggaccaaactgcatcgtccccaaaagttcaggtattAAACTGTAATTTGACAGAGGTTCGCCGGAAAACAACcatgtctcgccggagaagacgatccagggatgctcaggccatcaccacctccagatcatatctacacaacaccagggACACAACCATGTCATCAAAACACACAACCTATCCCTGAGTTGGTCGaaaattggccgagaagttcgccggtttccggcgagctcgacgtaaacttaaaaacacaactcccttcgattcagggatcctctgttaacgagctatacatcaatcgattgcaaatttcataaggaacacaacccactatatttcaacacctaataacccctagaacaaaaagccctaaatttcaattaagaacattcatacggggtataaaccctaattctaaaattcgaagattaaactcaattttgaacatgttattgaactccaaatcagtcatatgacatataaaaatcatcaggaagacaagctctacaacatgcaatcatcaaatcattcaaacaatcatccgaacaaaaattcataattttaatcaaaataattcgaaaataaataaatatagaaaataaaccgttgattctgcagtgatatgaagcacagattctgatagtatatttcaagagctttgatttgagtactcgagcttcacaaacggattccggtaacaccttaaaattgaggtttgattctcgttaggttttatgaatatatgaattttctctgtaaaattatataattattgtttgcaaatgattttcggtacaaaataaaataaggtaaaggctatttataattacgaaaaattagtatcccgttggatcattccggatataaaatagtacgtttatttataaaaacagatccaaacggtaccggttttcgggataattatccaaatcagtacaatttgtactgcggtcttggtctcagcgcctggttacacgtattacgaggtgataattgtaatagtttaataaaaagatcccatttatcgaatatacgagttttattgatttaccgaaatgaataatgtatcaaaaatattgtgccgggacccgcgtaggacaaaccgtacgccggatcgaaaaagttgaaacatggaaaatgctcggaatattgcaattaggttaggaaggagttctcggaagagttttgggttataaaaacgtaaaaacgggtgacgtcgaCTGGTTCctgattgtataaaatagtttataaatactctgaaaaagaatttataaaatccatatatttcctataaaatcataaatcaacataaaaataaataagaagatatgacaattatctatattttattttggacatataaaaattaaaatactcaattgatattatttttaaacatccaaatacatatatcacttaataattaattcacagaataaatattgaacatgcataatatttatttattagcaaaaataattacacgatctATCCCATATATTACATATGACATAAATGGTATTGTGgagaatacgatagttgagtttcgtgatgtaactttctttgaggaagtgttccctatgaagactggtataccttTGGGTAATACTGAGGACGATCCCACTCGCACATCGAGTTGTATTCCTGATCATGCGGAAATGATAACAAATGTGGGGACGAATCCTGGTAGGTTCTCTACTACTaacgaagtagaggaacctaAAAGGAGTAAacgtgcaaaggtagtcaaggactttggaagtgattttatcacttataatgtcgaggatgagcctttgATTTTCCGTTAAGCCATGGATTtttcggagtcaaggcattggaaaggcgttataaagagtgaaattgactcagTTGTTTCTAACCATACATGGGAGTTAGTTtatctccctcctgggtgttctactattagATGTTAATGGATCTTCAAGAAGAAGCTAAACCTTGATGGCTCAATAGATAAatacaaggctaggctagttgctaagggctttaggaAAGGGgaatatattgaatattttgatACGTACTCTCCTGTTGTCCGAATGAAGATAATTAAAATGCCTGTTGCATTGGCTTCCGTACATGGTCctatcatccatcaaatggatgtaaagacaacttttcttcatggtgaccttgaagaagagatttatatgaaTCAAACCGAGGGATTTGCTGCTTCTAATAATGAGAGGAAagccttaaacaagcacctataaACTAGCATAaaaattttgatgaaacggtTTTAGACTTCGggtttttagttaatgaaagtgacaaggTGTCTACTACAAGGTTAGATGTAATAATTGTGTAAttgtgtgcttgtatgtagatgatatattGTTATTTGGAACCattattgagattattaacgagacaaagagtttTTTGAAGAGGcaatttgaaatgaaggatatgggtgaggctagtgtcattcttgggatcaagttgactcagtcaactgatggaagaacattgtcacagtctcattatatagagaaatctatacttgagaagtacaGTTATTCAAATTATAGAATCTCTAGTACgccatatgattcaaaagttgctATAGTCAGGAATAGTTCAGGAATTCCTGtatctcagttaaggtattctcagattattgggagtttgcaatatcttgctaatgtgactagaccagatatttcttATTTCGTGTCAAAGTTAGGTAGATATACAAGTTGTCCAAACAACACTCgttgggaggcactggatagagttcattgatatctcaagggaactatTTTTCTTGGCTTGCATTATCGGAGTTTTccggggtactcgaggggtacagtgatgcaagttggatagctaataaatctggttccaatggagtctctggatatgtgtttactgttgcgggtggagcagtgtcctggaagtcttctagacagactttgattactcggtctacttttgaggccGAATTGTGTGCATTGGATGCCACGAGGACAAAGGTTGAGTGGTTACATTGATTTATGTCCGCGTTACCACTAGTTAGCAAACCTCTTTCTGCTATTTTTGTTCATTGTGATAGTCGTACAACTATCTACAAGATCATAAGTGggaagtataatgctaaaactaagagacacatccaagttagactaaacTCTATAAGGGGTCATGTGTTTAATAGGATTATTGTTgtagagttcataggaactcagtATAATATAGCTGATCTGTTGATCAAGGTGCTTGAGCATGCTGTAGTCCTTAAATCGAGGTTGGGGATGTGACTGATAACCCATAATGATTCATCTACAGCGGGAACCTAATACACCCGAGAGAAGATCCCTcaaagtgtattcaatgtggtaataacaagttgtaagggTGAATCAGTAGTGCGtctatcatatatatatatatataaaaataattatgtatctgtgtctatcccctataaatcttaagaggtacttgaactgctagttagcaagagtttaAATAAACTATGATGGAAACAATTTTGGATCAGAATTTGATAAACTCTGATGGACCAAATACTGTATCAGGATTTATAAACTCTGAACGGGATTAAGTTGTAAGATTGGATGTTAGCAGTATATCTTTGGAGATGTCCaactaagcgaatgtaattgtgagGTCGCAATTAGAGAAAAGGGTTACTTCTTCGAGTATTCGtcgaacaggatcgagacatgaccataaCGCCTCAAATCATAATCTTTGACTTGTTGTCGTCTACGGAGCATGGTTACATAAACGGATAAAGATTCTAGATGAAATATTTTATCTATATCCGATAGCCATCGAAGCGGGGATTCAGGACAGTTTAAACCCTTGATATTCAAGGTGAATATTTTTTAGATAATCCCTTGAACAAAATTTCTCAATACGTCTATGTTCCAGAGTAGGGCCATGTAATCAGTAAATTTTTTTATCTCTGTTTCATATATAAGTATTTTGGTTGCTGATCATATAAAAATGGggtatttataatattttttcttTGTTTGAAATATAATTCGAATAGTTACTATGAAAAGTAAAACCCGAAATCAGTTTGGAGTCGAAAATTTTCTTATTGAGATTCGGTTAAAAATTTCAAGTCGGGATTAAATATATACATGACACAAATGAAGTGTAAATGAGGTTCGATGAAAATAACATTTATACTCTCGTTAATGTTATCTAATTATCAATTAGGTTCGATAAATGGTGTTAATATTTAATTCATTTTTGTTTTACATCATTATTGAAAATATATCCCCTGTACTTTGAAGTTCGTTTATTTGAAATGTTCAAGTTATATAACACTACAAGGTGTGTACATTTACTTGTATTAGTAATTCATTAATATTTAGGAAACTATTATTGTTACCAAAATTCAATTAGCTCGTCAGGTCCAGATAGAGGTAGAAAAAAAAGCAGAAAAAAAGCAAGTAATAAATGTAACTAGTTATGTGCTTGCAAAATTTAGAGCAACAAACTTTTCCGGCaaaatcagtacttatatataCTGAGACAAATACCCCGATATAGAGCTTACAAAAAAATATTAGATACAGAGAGAGAGAGTTGTAACTTGATCAAGATTATTGATCAAGAAGAGTAACAAAAAAAtctcgagagagagagagagttgtaACTTGATCAAGATTATTGATTAAGAAGAGTATCAAAATATCTTATAGATAGATAGAGAGAGCGAGGGAGGGAGAGAGCGCGAGAGTTGCAAAAAGAAGACATGGCCGACATTGTGCCGATTGGTTACTATTTCAGGCCCACTGATGAAGATTTGGTGGTTGGGTATCTTAACCCCAGAAACAGGGGTGCAGCATTGCCCTCCAATGCGATTGAGTTTGTGAATGTGTATGGTTGAAATCCGTGGGAGCTCTTTCCTATCCATGACGGAAGGTGGGTACATGTAGATGAAAATAAGCTCGTTCGCTACGTTTTTACGACATTAGTTCGTATTAGTACAAGGGTGTCACGTCAAGCAGGCGATGGAGTTTGGAATACAGTAACAGGTGCAAGAACTGTTCTCGACAACGCTCAGCGTGTTGTTGGTTACAAAAGAACTTTCGTCTTTGAATTGAATAGCATCCAGCCTGATCCTAGCATTCCCCTTGGTCGCTGGACCATGATTGAATACGGAGAACAAGTTGGCGAGGTGAATGTTATTGGAGTTCTACAGGTTGATCGAACCCAGCATACAAAAACTAACATAAATGGTAAGTCCAAGGAAGTAGGTGACAACAGTGGAGGGTCTAAAGGTGGACCGAGCAAGCGTGGGGGTCATGAAGGCGGACCGAGCAAGCGCCTTAAGGTTTCTTGATTGCTTTTGATGTCTTACTGCTACTACAAAGGAGATAGGAGAAACCTTGATTAGTAGTTAATTTTGTGGTGAGTTCTTGGCTATGGTCATAAATGAAGACTATAGCTTCTGGGTTATGTTTAGATAATATAGTGTATTTTTGGCGTTCTAAATAGTTCATCTGTTTTAAGTCTAGACTTTTCAGAGTCGTTTGTATTCTTTGCATTCGGAGCTGTTTCTTAACGATTCAACAAGTGGGGAAAAGCCCCTTGTCGATTTGTTGTCGTGGTTGTATCTTGGGTATATGCAGGTGTCGGGTCTTGTTCAGATAGTTGATTGTTTTTAGTCTTGATTAATATGTAGAGTGTGGAGTCTGTAATAGCAAGGAGTTCAAACTAATGCAATTCTTTGGGATTTTCCTTTTACTTGTAAGTTGCATGGAATTAATGCTATCTGTTACTTTTTTAGTATGTTCTTGTTTGTTCATTTTTACCTTCATGTACACTGCCATCATTTGATGACTTGTGTTGTCTTTATTGCTAAGGGAAACACTGTAACCTTATTCTTCTATCTGTTTAAATTGTTAGAGGTTAAGTATAGAGATCCTTTAGGTAGTAATTATGAAATTTTTTGTACTAGTTACAATTTCTTGCGTTTTGTTTGTGTTCTGTTTCTTGATTAGTGAGTAAATAATAAGGGGGTGTATATGATCTTCATTGTTTGCCTTGACTGAATTGCCATGAGCTGCCCTGTTTACTAGGATGGACATG is a window from the Apium graveolens cultivar Ventura chromosome 1, ASM990537v1, whole genome shotgun sequence genome containing:
- the LOC141707247 gene encoding NAC domain-containing protein 41-like is translated as MADIVPIGYYFRPTDEDLVVGYLNPRNRGAALPSNAIEFVNVWVHVDENKLVRYVFTTLVRISTRVSRQAGDGVWNTVTGARTVLDNAQRVVGYKRTFVFELNSIQPDPSIPLGRWTMIEYGEQVGEVNVIGVLQVDRTQHTKTNINGKSKEVGDNSGGSKGGPSKRGGHEGGPSKRLKVS